One window from the genome of Pseudoalteromonas sp. '520P1 No. 423' encodes:
- a CDS encoding tryptophan halogenase family protein, producing the protein MSFNLNPLKEYKEIMNNKPKEIIIIGGGTAGWMTANSLLKAWGSDTSVTLIESKSIEIIGVGEGSTPYLKQYFSSLGIAESEWMPQCDATYKAGIDFQNWSSVQGYESYFHPFFSQLDLKSAELFFHNSGRRRRGESVNALPNHYFVSAHIASQNLSPVPNENLQLDVDYGYHFDSVKLGAFLKNKAIEQGLAHITDQVLEVKQDHNGSILSIITKDNFELTADFFIDCTGFTGVLVNKTLKREFYSYKDCLFNDSAVAIQTPIDKSQDISAQTISKALKNGWSWKIPLSTRTGNGYVYSSDFISSDNAEFELREQLNVLDEDIKVKHLKMRIGRLKKHWDKNCLAVGLSQGFIEPLEATALMLIQFTVENFISSFDKKDQIIDKTIKDYNLTLNTTFDGVRDYIVAHYKLNSRTDTEYWNACRNEIKTPVNLQNIISVWDKGIDLEQELAKQKESLIYLRPSWYCILSGMGRFPKNLQSTNTPSRVSEANLYCEQMARKYFSNHKVQLQKIYNNYM; encoded by the coding sequence TTGAGTTTTAATCTAAATCCTCTAAAGGAATACAAAGAAATTATGAACAATAAGCCAAAAGAAATCATTATAATCGGTGGTGGTACTGCAGGATGGATGACAGCAAACAGCTTGCTAAAAGCTTGGGGATCTGACACAAGTGTAACATTAATTGAATCAAAAAGTATTGAGATTATAGGCGTCGGAGAAGGCTCAACACCCTATTTAAAACAGTATTTCTCCTCTTTAGGTATTGCAGAATCTGAGTGGATGCCTCAATGTGATGCAACATACAAGGCGGGTATTGATTTCCAGAACTGGTCTTCAGTTCAAGGATATGAAAGTTATTTTCATCCTTTTTTCTCTCAATTAGACTTAAAGTCCGCAGAACTATTTTTCCATAATAGCGGGCGTCGAAGACGAGGTGAGTCAGTTAATGCATTACCAAACCACTATTTTGTTTCAGCGCATATAGCATCACAAAACCTCTCTCCGGTCCCAAACGAAAATCTTCAGTTAGATGTTGATTATGGTTATCATTTTGATTCTGTAAAGCTGGGAGCTTTTCTTAAAAATAAAGCAATTGAGCAGGGGCTAGCACATATAACTGACCAGGTATTAGAAGTTAAGCAAGATCATAACGGAAGTATATTATCAATTATCACTAAAGATAATTTTGAATTAACAGCAGACTTTTTCATTGACTGTACAGGCTTTACAGGTGTGCTTGTAAATAAAACACTTAAAAGAGAATTTTATAGTTATAAAGATTGCCTATTTAATGACAGTGCTGTTGCAATACAAACCCCAATAGATAAGAGTCAAGATATATCAGCGCAAACTATTTCAAAAGCACTAAAAAACGGATGGTCTTGGAAAATCCCTTTATCAACTCGAACGGGGAATGGTTATGTATATAGTTCGGACTTTATTAGCTCTGATAATGCTGAGTTTGAACTTAGAGAGCAACTTAATGTTCTGGATGAAGATATAAAAGTAAAACATTTAAAAATGAGAATTGGGCGCCTTAAAAAACATTGGGATAAAAACTGTCTTGCAGTAGGCCTTTCTCAAGGATTTATTGAGCCGTTAGAAGCAACTGCACTTATGCTAATTCAATTTACGGTTGAGAATTTCATCAGTTCTTTCGATAAAAAAGATCAAATAATTGATAAGACAATAAAAGATTATAATCTGACGCTTAACACTACATTTGATGGCGTTCGTGATTATATTGTAGCTCACTATAAACTTAATAGCAGAACTGATACAGAGTATTGGAATGCTTGCCGAAATGAAATTAAAACACCCGTGAATTTACAAAATATAATTTCAGTTTGGGATAAAGGGATAGATCTTGAGCAAGAATTAGCCAAGCAAAAAGAAAGCTTAATTTATCTTCGGCCTTCATGGTACTGTATTTTATCAGGTATGGGCCGATTCCCGAAAAATCTGCAGTCAACAAATACCCCATCAAGGGTATCTGAAGCGAATCTTTATTGTGAACAAATGGCTAGAAAATATTTTTCTAACCATAAAGTCCAATTACAAAAAATTTATAATAATTACATGTAA
- a CDS encoding VC2046/SO_2500 family protein, with translation MQLENILTNEMQLGNQLSLCVAQNRRNDFSILLAMLSKDALDFSQFHLPQSDPQSFDNKDTNLRLLLGAAAEQKLAPSEYNMLIGKENAKIIQNQGIDQFKLMNCLSPEPLAIRDDLSHINSQIIDNCELSVRKRIQSNDIQLSQNQMNAVDFYNQLQEPKLYEPLTLLQA, from the coding sequence ATGCAACTTGAAAATATTTTGACTAATGAAATGCAACTAGGCAATCAATTGTCTCTTTGTGTTGCGCAGAATCGTCGAAATGATTTTTCAATTCTTTTGGCTATGTTATCAAAAGATGCTCTAGATTTTTCTCAGTTTCACTTACCGCAAAGTGACCCTCAAAGTTTTGATAATAAAGATACAAACCTTAGATTATTATTAGGGGCTGCTGCTGAGCAAAAGTTGGCACCATCAGAGTATAATATGTTAATTGGTAAGGAAAACGCTAAAATTATTCAAAATCAAGGAATAGATCAGTTTAAACTGATGAATTGTTTATCACCTGAACCTTTGGCTATTAGAGATGATCTGAGTCATATAAATAGCCAAATTATAGATAATTGTGAATTGTCTGTTAGAAAGAGAATACAGTCTAATGATATTCAGTTAAGTCAAAACCAAATGAATGCGGTAGATTTTTATAATCAGTTACAAGAGCCTAAGTTATACGAACCTTTAACATTACTTCAGGCGTAA
- a CDS encoding ion channel, translating into MTEKPKCKFHSSDGQRCQEIDMGTGFCFWHDEKFDKSGLDLKDKLERYAKSGGLLRGLKLKRANLDGLNLVKRGSKEGYDLSESDFYRASLKGAHLFNTKIEDASLMKANLESANLHCCSLINTNLLGIKLLNTKIDNIDIGSQILQQQQAHNAIKKGKLDVALDYYEQSEEIYRDLRKVAEFEGLFELSGKFTHQEHIMRRYQYPKWSKRRIFSKFIDLLCGYGEKPLNVIFFSLSLIFCCALLYFIFGVSYTNDIIRFSFENSSSENLSALLNSLYFSIVTFTTLGYGDITPVGFSRLIAAFEAFSGSFTLALFVVVFVKKLTR; encoded by the coding sequence ATGACAGAAAAACCAAAATGTAAATTCCACTCTTCTGATGGGCAGCGTTGTCAGGAAATAGATATGGGCACCGGATTTTGTTTCTGGCATGATGAAAAATTTGATAAAAGTGGACTAGATCTGAAAGATAAACTGGAAAGATACGCTAAATCAGGAGGACTTTTAAGAGGATTAAAGTTAAAACGTGCTAATTTAGATGGCTTAAACTTAGTTAAACGAGGCTCTAAAGAAGGGTATGATTTAAGTGAGAGTGATTTTTATCGTGCAAGTTTAAAAGGCGCTCACCTTTTCAATACAAAAATTGAAGACGCTTCTTTAATGAAAGCCAATTTAGAAAGTGCTAATTTACATTGTTGCAGCTTAATAAATACTAATTTATTAGGTATTAAGCTACTTAACACTAAAATTGATAACATAGATATCGGGTCACAAATATTACAGCAACAACAAGCCCATAACGCAATTAAAAAAGGTAAATTAGATGTCGCTTTAGATTATTACGAGCAATCTGAAGAAATTTACAGAGATTTACGTAAGGTAGCAGAATTTGAAGGGTTATTTGAGTTATCAGGCAAGTTTACCCATCAAGAGCACATTATGCGTCGTTATCAGTATCCTAAGTGGTCAAAACGACGTATATTCTCTAAGTTTATTGATTTATTGTGTGGCTATGGTGAAAAACCATTAAATGTCATATTTTTTTCATTATCTTTAATATTTTGCTGTGCACTATTATATTTTATTTTTGGTGTTAGCTATACCAACGATATTATTAGATTCAGTTTTGAAAACTCTTCATCTGAGAATCTATCAGCATTATTAAATAGTCTCTATTTCAGCATAGTCACTTTTACAACATTAGGCTACGGCGACATTACACCTGTAGGTTTCTCAAGACTCATAGCAGCTTTTGAGGCCTTCTCAGGAAGCTTTACTTTAGCTTTATTTGTTGTTGTCTTTGTCAAAAAACTTACGCGTTAA
- a CDS encoding SapC family protein, which produces MADNIQPLHNQTHANTKIKNGINVEFIKTQHLVPIVAHEFSRIANEYPIVFVKNSESGEFQPVAMLGLEPNENLMVKDDQWQGAYVPHALTRYPLVLSATPEDKTKLIVGIVESSDLVGEAEGQALFDDKGEETDYLKRRKDSLISFVEFSQVTAAFSKFLAEKELLTAQTLTLEIKGEKRDINGIHLIDEKKLNELSDEDFLDIRKRGYLGPIYSFLTSMHQVNRLARLKSVQA; this is translated from the coding sequence ATGGCGGATAATATCCAACCTTTACACAATCAAACACATGCTAATACAAAAATAAAAAATGGCATCAATGTCGAATTTATTAAAACTCAGCATTTAGTGCCAATTGTTGCACATGAGTTTTCACGTATTGCAAATGAGTACCCAATTGTTTTTGTTAAAAATTCAGAATCAGGTGAGTTTCAACCAGTTGCTATGCTAGGCTTAGAGCCAAATGAAAACCTAATGGTTAAAGATGACCAATGGCAAGGTGCTTACGTACCACACGCTCTGACACGTTACCCATTAGTATTATCAGCGACACCAGAAGATAAAACAAAACTAATCGTAGGTATTGTAGAATCAAGTGATTTAGTTGGCGAAGCAGAAGGCCAAGCATTATTTGACGACAAAGGCGAAGAAACTGATTACCTTAAGCGTCGTAAAGACTCTTTAATTTCTTTTGTTGAATTCTCACAAGTAACAGCTGCATTCTCTAAGTTCTTAGCAGAAAAAGAATTGTTAACAGCGCAAACACTTACTCTAGAGATTAAAGGCGAGAAGCGTGATATCAACGGTATTCATTTAATTGATGAAAAGAAACTAAATGAGTTATCTGATGAAGATTTCTTAGATATTCGTAAGCGTGGCTACTTAGGTCCGATTTACTCATTCTTAACTTCAATGCACCAAGTTAATCGTTTAGCACGCTTAAAGTCTGTACAAGCTTAA
- a CDS encoding thioesterase II family protein, producing the protein MKNSNWFVIPQPKLNATMRLFCFPFAGGNASSFISWAKGLNEDVELVAIQPPGRSNRIADKAYTDTAELVMDLANEIEPLLDMPYVVFGHSLGSQVAFELIHELKARALKLPRHFIASARQAPCVKRKEVLIHLLPDTEFIQEIRLLEGTPESVINNDELMEMLLPVLKADFEMARTYTYQEKPNLDCNLTVFGGLTDRIARSHDLNQWQKHFNQKMTRKMFIGGHFFLEEEYLILKNINQILNLEINQPEALIV; encoded by the coding sequence ATGAAAAATTCAAATTGGTTTGTGATCCCACAACCAAAATTAAATGCAACAATGAGGTTGTTTTGCTTTCCCTTTGCTGGAGGTAATGCTTCTAGCTTTATCTCTTGGGCTAAAGGACTAAATGAGGACGTTGAGTTGGTAGCTATACAACCGCCTGGTCGTTCAAATCGAATTGCAGATAAAGCATATACAGATACAGCTGAATTGGTTATGGATCTAGCAAATGAAATTGAGCCTTTATTGGATATGCCATATGTTGTATTTGGTCATAGTTTAGGTAGTCAGGTTGCCTTTGAACTTATCCATGAACTTAAAGCTCGTGCTCTAAAATTGCCTAGACATTTTATAGCATCTGCTAGGCAAGCCCCATGTGTGAAAAGAAAAGAGGTTTTAATCCATCTCTTACCTGATACTGAATTTATTCAGGAAATCAGGCTTTTAGAAGGGACGCCTGAGTCAGTGATAAATAATGATGAATTAATGGAAATGTTATTGCCAGTATTGAAAGCTGATTTTGAAATGGCGCGTACATATACATATCAAGAGAAACCTAACTTGGACTGTAATTTAACAGTATTCGGTGGTTTAACAGACCGTATCGCTAGGAGTCATGATTTGAATCAGTGGCAAAAACATTTCAATCAAAAAATGACAAGGAAAATGTTTATTGGAGGGCACTTTTTTTTAGAAGAGGAATATCTTATTTTAAAAAATATTAATCAAATCTTAAATCTTGAAATCAACCAACCTGAAGCATTGATCGTTTAG
- a CDS encoding response regulator, translating to MSKMPKKEMINFKEKKVLIVDDQRSFQTLLKGMLFGLGARNIHFADTGESAIQQCMEVKFDLLFIDYNLGLGKNGRQLLEELRAKDCLVVDAIYMIISGETTRPMVLGAVEAEPDDYLVKPFSQGVLKKRIDKVHSRKLTLKPALVALSKNDNDCAIEEVKKIIDQKNRYRQYCSKLLSNLYIEQKNFNEAEKILVNELSNKRVPWALTSLASILYQQDLFDDALELCEEVLEQNRFHVEAHDIKAKCLLAKGKKTQALNAIKKSSSISPYSFSRQYLLADIARQNNAYNSLVNACQSLLSMSKKSIHQSIDHQLNYIRSLLDAAHNCDNVPDKEHYLKETKLAIQQAKNEKKLFEKTSFSSFETLCKARIHAVQGEFLNAKKDLANLQVKLDENNEDLSFDLYPESILTLMQIGEFEAASEQQARLSDKNSNTVFVDGMLKDQITKSQESISLFEEHNKKGIGEYKKGNFSLAIESFEKALEYAAVNTGSALNLIQALLQVLQHSENDQQQIHQKCINTFKLVDGIKLPHLHEERYINLRNDFKRISSGFKKN from the coding sequence ATGAGTAAAATGCCAAAAAAAGAAATGATTAACTTTAAAGAAAAGAAAGTTTTGATTGTAGACGATCAACGCTCTTTTCAAACTTTACTTAAAGGCATGTTATTTGGCTTAGGCGCCAGAAATATTCATTTCGCAGATACGGGTGAATCTGCCATTCAGCAATGTATGGAAGTAAAATTTGACTTACTATTTATAGATTATAATTTAGGTTTAGGTAAAAATGGAAGGCAGTTATTAGAAGAACTCAGGGCAAAAGACTGCCTAGTTGTTGATGCTATCTATATGATTATTTCTGGAGAAACAACGAGACCTATGGTGTTAGGTGCTGTGGAAGCCGAACCCGATGACTATTTAGTAAAACCTTTCTCTCAAGGAGTTTTAAAAAAGCGAATTGATAAAGTTCATAGTAGAAAGTTAACGCTAAAACCTGCGTTAGTCGCATTATCTAAAAATGATAATGATTGTGCGATAGAAGAAGTGAAAAAAATTATCGACCAAAAAAATCGGTATAGACAATACTGTTCAAAACTATTATCAAATTTATATATAGAGCAAAAAAACTTTAATGAAGCTGAGAAAATTTTAGTGAATGAACTCAGCAATAAGCGTGTCCCTTGGGCTTTAACTTCTTTAGCAAGTATATTATATCAACAAGATTTATTTGATGACGCATTAGAACTATGTGAAGAAGTCTTAGAACAAAATAGATTTCATGTAGAGGCACATGATATAAAAGCTAAATGCTTATTAGCGAAAGGTAAAAAAACACAAGCTTTAAATGCCATCAAGAAAAGTTCTTCAATTTCCCCATATTCATTTTCTAGACAATATTTATTGGCTGATATTGCTAGACAGAATAATGCTTACAACAGTTTAGTTAATGCATGTCAGTCATTATTGAGTATGAGCAAAAAATCAATACATCAATCAATTGACCATCAATTAAATTATATTCGTTCTTTACTCGATGCAGCCCACAATTGCGATAACGTTCCCGATAAAGAGCATTATTTAAAAGAAACAAAATTAGCAATTCAACAAGCTAAAAATGAGAAAAAGCTATTTGAAAAAACATCATTTTCATCTTTTGAAACTTTATGCAAAGCAAGGATCCATGCAGTTCAAGGTGAATTTTTAAACGCAAAAAAAGACCTTGCGAATCTACAAGTTAAATTAGATGAAAACAATGAAGACCTATCTTTTGATTTATATCCTGAATCGATTCTCACGTTAATGCAAATTGGTGAGTTTGAAGCCGCATCAGAGCAGCAAGCACGCTTAAGTGATAAAAATTCAAACACAGTTTTTGTTGATGGTATGTTAAAGGATCAAATCACAAAGTCACAAGAAAGCATAAGTTTATTCGAAGAACATAATAAAAAGGGCATTGGAGAGTATAAAAAAGGCAATTTCAGTTTAGCAATAGAGTCTTTTGAAAAAGCATTAGAATATGCAGCTGTAAACACAGGTAGTGCTTTAAATTTAATTCAAGCCCTATTACAAGTACTTCAACATTCAGAAAATGATCAACAACAAATACATCAAAAATGTATAAACACTTTCAAATTAGTTGATGGCATAAAGTTGCCTCATTTGCATGAAGAACGTTACATTAATTTACGGAATGACTTCAAAAGGATTTCATCTGGATTCAAAAAAAATTGA
- a CDS encoding M48 family metallopeptidase, with protein MTLHIDYQLKKSQKRKTIAINIKNSEVTVLAPHFVPKSYIDDLIIKKHQWINNKIAEQQLNTDAIKNKKSPLETQSFKLFGETISIQLLRSNVSSIEFDGKTLFLSAASRVKNLQAHYQKQLKVFLKQSLDSYLDIKLPEVSNYMELSFTNYQIKTYKRRWGSCNSKKELTFNVLLAGAPKWVIDYVIVHEISHLKYLDHSKRFWRLVNSHYSNVTEAESWLKINAMSLDI; from the coding sequence ATGACTTTGCATATAGATTATCAGTTAAAAAAAAGCCAAAAACGTAAAACAATTGCCATTAATATAAAAAACTCTGAAGTAACCGTATTAGCACCTCATTTTGTTCCAAAGTCATATATAGATGATTTGATTATAAAGAAACACCAATGGATAAATAATAAAATTGCTGAGCAACAATTAAATACCGATGCAATTAAAAATAAAAAATCACCGTTGGAAACACAATCATTTAAATTATTTGGTGAAACGATTTCAATACAATTGCTGCGCTCAAATGTATCTAGTATTGAGTTTGATGGTAAAACCTTATTTTTATCTGCAGCAAGTAGAGTCAAAAATTTACAAGCGCATTATCAAAAACAATTAAAGGTTTTTTTAAAACAAAGTCTTGATTCATACTTAGATATTAAATTGCCTGAAGTATCTAATTATATGGAATTGAGTTTTACGAACTATCAAATAAAAACTTATAAGAGAAGATGGGGGTCATGTAACTCAAAGAAAGAATTAACTTTTAATGTTTTATTAGCTGGCGCACCTAAGTGGGTGATTGATTATGTGATCGTGCATGAAATCTCCCATCTAAAATACTTAGATCATAGCAAGCGTTTTTGGCGATTAGTAAACAGTCATTATTCAAATGTAACGGAGGCTGAATCTTGGTTGAAAATAAATGCAATGAGTTTAGATATTTGA
- a CDS encoding glycosyltransferase, with amino-acid sequence MKNQFKTGISIVIPTYNDATILEKTLATLTKQTLDFALFEVIVADDGSSDETKEVVQKYSDILNLKYCFQSDKGFRVAHVRNLGLSYATFSRTLFLDTGMLVASNLLESHLSHHLAAPDVTIIGLSYGVEEYSSTNAKKIKSLLIEQDIDASFSNFSTHPELWDCRYQYLKSINFELRNMPAPWCIFWTGHVSSNTELLLQLGGFDEWFSSWGGEDVELGIRLYKSGCPFIVLPSMQSLNYPHLRDASAKTTTAINNIKYIYRKHACEETRMMLKHPSWLDLIKKLTIKTSHQKIYELIN; translated from the coding sequence ATGAAAAATCAATTTAAAACAGGAATATCCATAGTTATTCCTACTTACAATGATGCAACAATTTTAGAAAAAACTTTAGCAACTTTAACAAAGCAAACTTTAGATTTTGCATTGTTCGAAGTCATAGTTGCTGATGATGGCTCTTCTGATGAGACAAAAGAAGTCGTTCAAAAATATAGTGATATTTTAAACCTAAAATATTGCTTTCAAAGTGATAAAGGTTTCAGAGTTGCACATGTTCGTAATTTAGGATTATCTTATGCGACATTTTCGAGGACTTTGTTTTTAGATACCGGGATGTTAGTAGCATCAAATTTATTAGAATCTCATTTGAGTCATCATCTAGCAGCACCTGACGTTACTATTATTGGATTATCTTATGGAGTTGAAGAGTATTCATCTACTAATGCAAAAAAAATAAAATCATTATTAATTGAGCAGGATATTGATGCTAGTTTTAGTAACTTTTCGACTCATCCTGAATTGTGGGACTGCCGATATCAATATTTAAAATCAATCAATTTTGAATTGAGGAATATGCCTGCACCTTGGTGTATTTTTTGGACTGGTCATGTTTCTTCAAATACAGAGTTGTTATTACAACTTGGCGGTTTCGATGAGTGGTTTTCATCATGGGGAGGAGAAGATGTTGAATTAGGTATAAGACTTTATAAATCGGGATGCCCTTTTATTGTTTTGCCTAGCATGCAGTCATTAAATTATCCTCACTTACGTGATGCATCAGCAAAAACGACAACTGCGATAAATAATATAAAGTATATTTATCGCAAGCATGCATGTGAAGAAACAAGAATGATGTTGAAACATCCTTCATGGCTAGATTTGATTAAGAAGCTAACGATTAAAACTTCACATCAAAAAATTTATGAACTAATTAACTAA
- a CDS encoding tryptophan halogenase family protein — protein sequence MIDTPKHILILGGGNAGWMIANLMAHQWSKQGIKISLIESEVIGTVGVGEGSTPFIQDFFARLGISEAKWMKAANATYKCGISFPDWSTKKGFENYVHPFYSQIDSPHVPLFFDNADFRRAGININAHPDDYFVTSELIAQSRSPISNTGSNNKLDYGYHFDAELLGHFLKGEGIARGVKHITDKVTKIEKSPEGDILAVDTLNSGRISADFFVDCSGFKGLLIQETLGESLISSDKYLYNDSAVAIQTPTNLSKKLPSDTVSQAIKHGWVWKIPLGNRFGNGYVYSSKYLSSENAEEELREHLGVPSRNAKALHLKWKPGRISQHWKRNCLAVGLSQGFLEPLEAPMLNIIQSTCEGFVSCFEKGGFTNKYQKVFNSEINSLIDGTRDYLQAHYKLNSRSDSAYWRDSRNNTEMSKSLKGILEGWEQTGCFNQVLRTHLKSNAYLKTSWYCLLAGMGHFPVPEKEGSIASVDKHKQSKEAVSSQAKSFVDHAKQIEKIYM from the coding sequence ATGATTGATACACCTAAACATATTTTAATCCTTGGTGGTGGGAACGCGGGCTGGATGATTGCAAACCTAATGGCTCATCAATGGTCTAAACAAGGAATAAAAATTTCTTTAATAGAATCTGAGGTAATTGGCACCGTTGGCGTCGGAGAAGGATCAACACCATTTATACAAGATTTTTTTGCTAGATTAGGTATTTCAGAAGCTAAGTGGATGAAAGCAGCTAATGCAACTTATAAATGCGGTATAAGTTTTCCTGATTGGTCAACCAAAAAAGGTTTTGAAAATTATGTACATCCATTTTACTCTCAGATAGATAGCCCACATGTACCTCTTTTTTTTGATAATGCTGACTTTCGTCGTGCTGGCATAAATATAAACGCCCATCCAGATGATTATTTTGTTACATCTGAACTCATCGCTCAAAGTCGCTCGCCTATTTCAAATACGGGTAGCAATAATAAATTGGATTATGGTTATCACTTTGATGCTGAGTTATTAGGCCACTTTTTAAAGGGGGAGGGGATTGCGCGTGGTGTTAAACATATAACAGATAAAGTTACTAAAATAGAAAAGAGCCCAGAGGGTGATATTTTAGCTGTAGATACTTTAAATTCAGGGAGAATTAGTGCTGATTTTTTTGTAGATTGTTCTGGATTTAAAGGTCTTTTAATCCAAGAAACTTTGGGTGAAAGCTTAATTTCATCAGATAAATATCTATACAATGACAGCGCTGTCGCCATTCAGACTCCCACGAATTTATCAAAGAAACTACCTTCTGATACAGTATCTCAAGCTATCAAGCATGGCTGGGTCTGGAAAATACCTTTAGGTAACCGATTTGGCAACGGTTACGTATATAGTTCTAAATACCTCTCTTCAGAAAATGCAGAAGAAGAGCTAAGAGAGCATTTAGGTGTACCTTCTAGAAATGCAAAAGCACTTCATTTAAAGTGGAAACCAGGACGAATTAGCCAGCATTGGAAGAGAAACTGCTTAGCTGTTGGGTTATCTCAGGGGTTCTTAGAGCCATTAGAAGCACCTATGTTAAATATAATTCAGTCGACTTGTGAAGGATTTGTCAGCTGTTTTGAGAAAGGAGGGTTTACAAATAAGTATCAGAAGGTGTTTAATTCGGAAATTAATTCATTGATAGATGGTACAAGAGACTATTTGCAAGCACATTATAAACTCAATAGCAGATCTGATTCAGCATATTGGCGCGATAGTCGAAATAACACTGAAATGTCAAAAAGTCTAAAAGGTATTTTAGAGGGGTGGGAACAAACAGGTTGTTTTAATCAAGTATTACGTACTCACTTAAAAAGTAATGCATATTTAAAAACATCATGGTATTGCTTATTAGCTGGTATGGGACATTTTCCCGTACCGGAAAAAGAAGGTTCGATTGCTAGTGTAGATAAACATAAGCAATCAAAAGAAGCTGTTAGCTCACAAGCTAAAAGCTTTGTGGATCATGCTAAGCAAATCGAAAAGATTTACATGTAA
- a CDS encoding MFS transporter, whose translation MNLFKNKNFLLHWLSSGMSHIGGFFTLLALPWLVLSISNNNPILMSTVMACISLPHGFFILFGGALADRYSPFKVLIIARISMFFVVFSLGLIVYFNITSMVLLYIYALCIGTLSSVATPASQSILPVILPATRLGKGNSILMGTTYLAQILGPLFAGWLIWFIRSIRGIAQGQSDLISISYAFILDACLILVAICLMTSIKIVTTHNERNQNILNMVSQGLRFCWEHRNIRIVLLYLILISFFIHGPLMTVLPVLIKVKLGLSEADYGNLYAMIGIGTVIGAGLAILKTPSDKLLGVAVLICDCIAGLALYFMSYQIDIWSIALLLLIIGSCSGFITISGITWFQKRTPDIFMGRVMSILLFTIFGLVPISSALTGLLIDRLSISHVLAYSGIVIVLCSITGLIHPKIRTMGCCNKQFSAVISTSEIT comes from the coding sequence ATGAATTTGTTCAAAAATAAAAATTTTTTACTGCATTGGCTAAGTAGTGGTATGTCACATATAGGGGGGTTTTTCACCTTATTAGCGTTACCTTGGTTAGTGCTATCAATTTCAAATAATAATCCTATTTTAATGTCTACGGTAATGGCTTGTATTAGCTTACCCCATGGTTTTTTTATTTTATTTGGAGGGGCTTTAGCTGATAGATATTCTCCATTTAAAGTATTAATTATTGCTAGGATAAGCATGTTCTTTGTCGTATTTAGCTTAGGTTTAATAGTCTACTTTAATATCACTTCAATGGTGCTGTTATATATATATGCATTATGTATTGGCACTTTAAGTTCAGTTGCAACGCCTGCTTCTCAATCTATTTTACCCGTGATTTTACCTGCCACACGTTTAGGTAAGGGAAACAGTATTTTAATGGGAACAACTTATTTAGCTCAAATATTAGGACCATTATTCGCTGGTTGGCTAATTTGGTTTATACGAAGTATAAGAGGTATTGCACAAGGCCAGTCAGATTTAATCAGTATCTCATATGCTTTTATACTTGATGCTTGTTTGATTTTAGTGGCAATTTGTTTAATGACATCTATTAAAATAGTCACAACTCATAATGAGCGTAATCAAAATATATTGAATATGGTATCACAGGGACTCCGTTTCTGTTGGGAACATCGAAATATCCGCATTGTATTGCTTTATCTGATATTGATTTCGTTTTTTATTCATGGTCCTTTAATGACAGTTTTACCGGTATTGATCAAAGTGAAATTAGGGTTGTCTGAAGCTGATTATGGAAATCTTTATGCCATGATAGGTATTGGAACTGTTATTGGTGCTGGGTTAGCAATTTTAAAAACGCCAAGCGATAAGTTATTGGGTGTTGCAGTTCTTATTTGTGATTGTATTGCTGGATTAGCTTTGTATTTTATGAGCTATCAAATTGATATTTGGTCAATTGCTTTATTGTTATTAATAATAGGGTCATGTTCTGGTTTTATTACTATATCTGGTATCACTTGGTTTCAAAAAAGAACACCAGATATTTTTATGGGTCGAGTAATGAGTATTTTACTATTCACTATCTTTGGCCTTGTACCAATCTCCTCGGCATTAACTGGTTTGTTAATAGACCGTTTATCTATTTCTCACGTACTAGCTTATTCAGGAATCGTGATCGTTTTGTGTTCTATCACGGGTTTGATACATCCAAAAATTCGAACTATGGGATGTTGTAATAAACAGTTTTCTGCTGTGATTTCAACTTCTGAGATTACTTAA